A DNA window from Burkholderia sp. HI2500 contains the following coding sequences:
- a CDS encoding 3'-5' exonuclease — protein MQTVAVLDFETTGLSPNMGDRATEIAVILLRDGEVVDRFQSLMNAGRRIPSDVVALTGITNEMIAAAPPASTVMKEAAAFVGKHAVVAHNAGFDKRFWQSELGLLGVSAEHAFACTMLVARRIYPDAQSHRLSSLVDMLRLPKSGRAHRAMVDAEMAGHLWCRLQHDIARTYGLNRIDHALMTRVQATAKAKVPTYLRSLVGAHV, from the coding sequence ATGCAAACCGTTGCGGTACTGGACTTCGAAACAACCGGACTTTCGCCGAATATGGGCGATCGAGCGACCGAAATCGCCGTCATCCTGCTCCGGGACGGGGAAGTCGTCGACCGTTTCCAGAGCCTGATGAATGCAGGCAGACGCATACCGTCCGATGTCGTCGCGCTGACCGGCATCACGAACGAGATGATCGCAGCGGCGCCGCCGGCGTCGACCGTCATGAAGGAAGCCGCGGCGTTCGTCGGCAAGCATGCTGTCGTCGCTCACAACGCCGGTTTCGACAAACGGTTCTGGCAGTCGGAACTCGGGCTGCTTGGCGTGTCGGCCGAGCATGCGTTTGCGTGCACGATGCTCGTGGCGCGACGTATCTACCCGGATGCCCAGAGTCACCGCCTGTCGAGCCTGGTGGATATGCTGCGGTTGCCGAAATCGGGCCGTGCGCACCGGGCGATGGTCGATGCCGAGATGGCCGGGCACCTGTGGTGCCGGCTGCAACACGACATTGCGCGGACGTACGGACTGAATCGTATCGATCACGCGCTCATGACACGTGTGCAGGCCACGGCCAAGGCGAAAGTGCCGACGTACCTGCGTTCGCTCGTGGGCGCACACGTGTGA
- the guaA gene encoding glutamine-hydrolyzing GMP synthase encodes MHDKILILDFGSQVTQLIARRVREAHVYCEIHPNDVSDDFVREFAPKAVILSGSHASTYEDHQLRAPQAVWDLGVPVLGICYGMQTMAVQLGGKVEWSDHREFGYAEMRAHGHTRLLDGIEDFKTDEGHGMLKVWMSHGDKVAELPPGFALMASTPSCPIAGMADEARGYYAVQFHPEVTHTVKGRQIIERFVLQIAGAKPDWIMSNHIEEAVAKIREQVGDEEVILGLSGGVDSSVAAALIHRAIGDQLTCVFVDHGLLRLNEGKMVLDMFEGRLHAKVVHVDASEQFLGHLAGVTDPEAKRKIIGREFVEVFQAEAKKLSKAKWLAQGTIYPDVVESGGTKTKKATTIKSHHNVGGLPETLGLKLLEPLRDLFKDEVRELGVALGLPPEMVYRHPFPGPGLGVRILGEVKREFADLLRRADAIFIEELRNTTATAQDAAAGLCGEADVGKSWYDLTSQAFAVFLPVKSVGVMGDGRTYDYVTSLRAVQTTDFMTAHWAHLPYALLGRASNRIINEVRGINRVVYDISGKPPATIEWE; translated from the coding sequence ATGCACGACAAAATCCTGATTCTCGACTTCGGTTCGCAAGTCACCCAACTGATTGCGCGACGCGTGCGCGAAGCGCACGTCTACTGCGAAATCCATCCGAACGATGTGTCCGACGACTTCGTCCGCGAGTTCGCGCCGAAGGCGGTGATCCTGTCGGGCAGCCACGCGAGCACGTACGAAGACCATCAGCTGCGCGCGCCGCAGGCCGTGTGGGATCTCGGCGTGCCGGTGCTCGGCATCTGCTACGGCATGCAGACGATGGCCGTGCAGCTCGGCGGCAAGGTCGAGTGGAGCGATCATCGCGAATTCGGTTACGCGGAAATGCGCGCACACGGACACACGCGCCTGCTCGACGGCATCGAGGACTTCAAGACGGACGAAGGCCACGGGATGCTGAAGGTCTGGATGAGCCACGGCGACAAGGTTGCCGAGCTGCCGCCGGGCTTCGCGCTGATGGCGTCGACGCCGAGCTGCCCGATTGCCGGCATGGCCGACGAGGCGCGCGGCTACTACGCGGTGCAGTTCCATCCGGAAGTCACGCACACGGTGAAGGGCCGCCAGATCATCGAGCGCTTCGTGCTGCAGATCGCCGGTGCGAAGCCCGACTGGATCATGAGCAACCATATCGAGGAAGCCGTCGCGAAGATCCGCGAGCAGGTCGGTGACGAGGAAGTGATTCTCGGCCTGTCGGGCGGTGTCGATTCGAGCGTCGCCGCTGCGCTGATCCATCGCGCGATCGGCGACCAGCTGACCTGCGTGTTCGTCGACCACGGCCTGCTGCGCCTGAACGAAGGCAAGATGGTGCTCGACATGTTCGAGGGCCGCCTGCATGCGAAGGTCGTGCACGTCGACGCGTCCGAACAGTTCCTCGGCCACCTGGCCGGCGTGACCGATCCGGAGGCGAAGCGCAAGATCATCGGCCGCGAGTTCGTCGAGGTGTTCCAGGCCGAGGCGAAGAAATTGTCGAAGGCGAAGTGGCTCGCGCAGGGCACGATCTACCCGGACGTGGTCGAATCGGGCGGCACGAAGACGAAGAAGGCGACGACGATCAAGAGCCACCACAACGTCGGCGGCCTGCCGGAAACGCTCGGCTTGAAGCTGCTCGAGCCGCTGCGCGACCTGTTCAAGGACGAAGTGCGCGAGCTGGGCGTCGCGCTCGGCCTGCCGCCGGAGATGGTGTACCGCCATCCGTTCCCGGGCCCGGGCCTCGGCGTGCGGATTCTCGGCGAAGTGAAGCGCGAGTTCGCGGACCTGCTGCGCCGCGCGGACGCGATCTTCATCGAGGAACTGCGCAACACGACCGCGACCGCGCAGGATGCGGCCGCCGGCCTGTGCGGCGAAGCCGATGTCGGCAAGAGCTGGTACGACCTGACGAGCCAGGCGTTCGCGGTGTTCCTGCCGGTGAAGTCGGTGGGCGTGATGGGCGATGGCCGCACGTACGACTACGTGACGTCGCTGCGCGCGGTGCAGACGACCGACTTCATGACCGCGCACTGGGCGCACCTGCCGTACGCGCTGCTCGGCCGCGCGTCGAACCGGATCATCAACGAGGTGCGCGGGATCAACCGTGTGGTGTACGACATCTCGGGCAAGCCGCCGGCGACGATCGAGTGGGAGTGA
- the guaB gene encoding IMP dehydrogenase — MRLIQKALTFDDVLLVPAFSDVLPRDTSLKTKLTRNISLNMPLVSAAMDTVTEGRLAIAMAQQGGVGIVHKNLTPAEQAREVAKVKRFESGVVRDPITVPPQMKVRDVIALSRQHGISGFPVVEGPQLVGIVTNRDLRFETRLDEPVKSIMTPRERLVTVKEGTPLAEAKALMHSHRLERVLVVNDAFELRGLMTVKDITKQTEHPDACKDEHGKLRAGAAVGVGPDNEERVELLVQAGVDVIVVDTAHGHSKGVLERVRWVKQNFPHVEVIGGNIATAAAAKALVEYGADAVKVGIGPGSICTTRIVAGVGVPQISAIANVAEALKGTGVPCIADGGVRFSGDVSKALAAGANAVMMGSMFAGTEEAPGDVFLYQGRQYKSYRGMGSVGAMKDGAADRYFQDNSANIDKLVPEGIEGRVAYKGSVNAILFQLVGGVRASMGYCGCKTIDELHDKAEFVQITAAGMRESHVHDVQITKEAPNYHVD, encoded by the coding sequence ATGCGTCTGATCCAAAAAGCACTCACTTTCGATGACGTGCTCCTCGTTCCCGCCTTCTCCGACGTTCTCCCGCGCGACACCAGCCTCAAGACCAAGCTGACCCGCAACATCTCCCTGAACATGCCGCTCGTGTCCGCCGCGATGGACACGGTCACCGAAGGTCGCCTTGCGATCGCGATGGCTCAGCAGGGTGGCGTCGGTATCGTCCACAAGAACCTCACGCCGGCCGAACAGGCCCGCGAGGTCGCGAAGGTCAAGCGTTTCGAATCGGGCGTCGTCCGCGATCCGATCACGGTGCCGCCGCAAATGAAGGTGCGCGACGTGATCGCGCTGTCGCGCCAGCATGGCATCTCCGGCTTCCCGGTCGTCGAAGGCCCGCAGCTCGTCGGCATCGTCACGAACCGTGACCTGCGCTTCGAAACCCGCCTCGACGAGCCGGTCAAGTCGATCATGACGCCGCGCGAGCGCCTCGTCACGGTCAAGGAAGGCACGCCGCTCGCCGAAGCGAAGGCGCTGATGCACAGCCACCGCCTCGAGCGCGTGCTGGTCGTCAACGACGCGTTCGAACTGCGCGGCCTGATGACCGTCAAGGACATCACGAAGCAGACCGAGCACCCGGACGCGTGCAAGGACGAACACGGCAAGCTGCGCGCAGGCGCGGCGGTCGGCGTCGGTCCCGACAACGAAGAGCGTGTCGAGCTGCTGGTGCAGGCCGGCGTCGACGTGATCGTCGTCGATACCGCGCACGGCCACAGCAAGGGCGTGCTCGAGCGCGTTCGCTGGGTCAAGCAGAACTTCCCGCACGTCGAAGTGATCGGCGGCAACATCGCGACGGCCGCCGCCGCGAAGGCGCTCGTCGAATACGGCGCGGATGCGGTCAAGGTCGGTATCGGCCCGGGCTCGATCTGCACGACGCGGATCGTTGCCGGTGTCGGCGTGCCGCAGATCAGCGCGATCGCGAACGTCGCGGAAGCGCTGAAGGGCACGGGCGTGCCGTGCATCGCCGACGGCGGCGTGCGCTTCTCGGGCGACGTGTCGAAGGCCCTCGCGGCCGGCGCGAACGCGGTGATGATGGGCAGCATGTTCGCGGGCACCGAAGAGGCGCCGGGCGACGTGTTCCTGTACCAGGGCCGCCAGTACAAGTCGTATCGCGGCATGGGTTCGGTCGGTGCGATGAAGGACGGCGCGGCAGACCGCTACTTCCAGGACAACTCGGCGAACATCGACAAGCTCGTGCCGGAAGGCATCGAAGGCCGTGTCGCGTACAAGGGCTCGGTCAACGCGATCCTGTTCCAGCTGGTCGGCGGCGTGCGCGCGAGCATGGGCTACTGCGGCTGCAAGACGATCGACGAGCTGCACGACAAGGCTGAATTCGTCCAGATCACCGCGGCGGGCATGCGCGAGTCGCACGTGCACGACGTGCAGATCACGAAGGAAGCGCCGAACTACCACGTGGACTGA
- a CDS encoding DUF2182 domain-containing protein: MTSTHAAERAGDGRGRAMTRPAAGVAGPDPRAFAVALAAVFAVAVVAIVTQHASMAAMGGAPVSGGAAWQRPCGWGAGRTFAAFAGMWGAMTVTMMLPVLAPVLWRYRQSVGPLAAVRSTWLVAVVGAGYFAVWMAVGALVFPAGAALTSAAARLPALARAMPFVAGTVVLAAGVLQFSGWKARRLTCCRHAATGAHPPHAEAGAAWRHGVRAATRCGACCGNLMAVALAAGMMDLRVMAVVTVAIAAERLAPAGGRVARIVGCVVVGGGMVMIVRATGLP; the protein is encoded by the coding sequence ATGACGAGTACGCACGCGGCTGAGCGCGCCGGCGACGGGCGGGGGCGGGCGATGACGCGGCCTGCGGCCGGCGTTGCGGGCCCCGATCCGCGAGCCTTCGCGGTGGCGCTCGCGGCCGTGTTCGCCGTTGCCGTTGTTGCGATCGTGACGCAGCACGCGTCGATGGCCGCGATGGGCGGCGCACCCGTGTCCGGCGGCGCGGCATGGCAGCGGCCGTGCGGATGGGGCGCTGGCCGCACGTTCGCGGCGTTCGCCGGCATGTGGGGCGCGATGACGGTGACGATGATGCTGCCCGTGCTGGCTCCGGTGCTGTGGCGATACCGGCAGAGCGTTGGTCCGTTGGCGGCGGTGCGTTCGACCTGGCTCGTCGCCGTGGTGGGCGCCGGGTATTTCGCCGTGTGGATGGCAGTCGGCGCGCTCGTGTTTCCGGCCGGCGCTGCACTGACAAGCGCCGCTGCACGGCTGCCGGCGCTCGCTCGCGCCATGCCGTTCGTGGCCGGCACGGTCGTATTGGCCGCAGGCGTCCTGCAATTCTCCGGATGGAAGGCGCGCCGGCTGACGTGCTGCCGGCACGCGGCGACCGGCGCGCATCCGCCGCACGCGGAGGCCGGTGCGGCATGGCGGCACGGCGTGCGAGCCGCCACGCGATGCGGGGCGTGTTGCGGGAACCTGATGGCGGTCGCGCTGGCGGCCGGCATGATGGATCTGCGCGTGATGGCGGTCGTGACGGTTGCGATCGCCGCCGAGCGCCTGGCGCCGGCCGGCGGGCGGGTTGCGCGGATCGTCGGCTGCGTCGTGGTCGGCGGCGGCATGGTGATGATCGTCCGCGCGACCGGGCTGCCGTGA
- a CDS encoding DUF899 domain-containing protein, translating to MTTHLTGTRDEWLAERRALLDAEKALTRQNDELARRRQALPWVRVDKTYRFDTEDGQATLDDLFRGRSQLLVYHFMFGPDYKAGCPSCSSIADGFDGFAVHLANHDVTLAAVSRAPLAKLLAYRQRMGWHFPWASSVGSDFNFDFNVSFTETQQRAGDVEYNYARAGHAMDMDPPPPPVVAFAATCGTDAVTYSLDRPGMSAFVREDGAVYHTYSTYARGLDGLWGMYQWLDRAPRGRNETGPWWRRHDEYARG from the coding sequence ATGACGACTCATCTCACCGGAACCCGCGACGAATGGCTGGCCGAACGCCGCGCGCTGCTCGACGCGGAAAAGGCGCTGACACGGCAAAACGACGAACTCGCGCGGCGGCGCCAGGCACTGCCCTGGGTGCGCGTCGACAAGACCTACCGGTTCGACACCGAGGACGGGCAGGCAACGCTCGACGACCTGTTTCGCGGCCGTTCGCAACTGCTCGTCTATCACTTCATGTTCGGCCCCGACTACAAGGCCGGCTGCCCGTCATGTTCGTCGATCGCCGACGGTTTCGACGGCTTCGCCGTGCATCTGGCGAACCACGACGTGACGCTCGCCGCCGTGTCGCGCGCGCCGCTCGCAAAGCTGCTCGCGTACCGCCAGCGGATGGGTTGGCACTTCCCGTGGGCGTCGTCGGTCGGCAGCGATTTCAACTTCGACTTCAACGTGTCGTTCACCGAAACGCAGCAGCGCGCGGGCGACGTCGAGTACAACTACGCGCGGGCCGGTCACGCGATGGACATGGATCCGCCGCCGCCACCCGTCGTGGCGTTCGCGGCGACCTGCGGGACCGACGCGGTCACGTATTCGCTCGACCGGCCGGGGATGAGCGCATTCGTGCGCGAGGACGGCGCGGTTTATCACACGTATTCCACCTATGCGCGCGGCCTCGACGGGCTGTGGGGGATGTACCAGTGGCTCGATCGCGCGCCGCGCGGGCGCAACGAGACCGGCCCGTGGTGGCGCCGTCATGACGAGTACGCACGCGGCTGA
- a CDS encoding helix-turn-helix domain-containing protein, whose amino-acid sequence MDSLITAAARALAAGDALGALNRVALRDDAPALALRGIAMAQLGDFERARALVRGAARAFGAKEAVARARCVVAEAEIALASRDLRWPTRALDAACATLDAHGDRANAAHARYLGVRRLLLIGQLDDAERMLANLDPAPLPAASRAAHELIAAGIAMRRIRTHVARAALARARAAARDAGIAALTAEVETAARVLDAPATRLITRGTSRLVQLDEVETLFASNALVVDACRHTVRDARTTVSLARRPVLFVLARALGEAWPADVSRNALVAVAFRAKHADESHRARLRVEIGRLRAVLRPLANVVATPRGFALEPLGVRETVVLARPVDDRHAAVLALLADGEAWSSSALALALGASQRTVQRALDALAEADKVQALGRGRARRWMTPPLPGFATTLLLPAPLPGD is encoded by the coding sequence ATGGATTCGCTGATCACGGCGGCCGCGCGCGCGCTCGCGGCCGGTGACGCGCTCGGCGCGCTGAACCGCGTCGCGCTGCGCGACGATGCGCCGGCGCTCGCGCTGCGCGGAATCGCGATGGCGCAGCTCGGCGATTTCGAACGCGCTCGCGCACTCGTGCGCGGCGCCGCTCGTGCGTTCGGCGCGAAGGAGGCCGTGGCGCGTGCGCGCTGCGTCGTCGCGGAAGCAGAGATCGCGCTCGCGTCGCGCGACCTGCGCTGGCCGACGCGCGCGCTCGATGCCGCGTGCGCGACGCTCGACGCGCACGGCGACCGCGCGAACGCCGCGCATGCGCGCTATCTCGGCGTGCGCCGGCTGCTGCTGATCGGCCAGCTCGACGATGCCGAGCGGATGCTCGCGAATCTCGATCCCGCGCCGCTGCCGGCTGCATCGCGCGCCGCCCATGAGCTGATCGCGGCCGGCATCGCGATGCGCCGCATCCGCACGCACGTGGCCCGCGCGGCGCTTGCCCGGGCGCGCGCAGCCGCCCGCGACGCCGGCATCGCCGCGCTGACGGCCGAGGTCGAGACCGCGGCGCGCGTGCTCGACGCCCCGGCCACGCGCCTTATCACACGCGGTACATCGCGGCTCGTGCAACTCGACGAAGTCGAGACGCTATTCGCGTCGAACGCGCTCGTCGTCGATGCGTGCCGCCACACGGTGCGCGACGCGCGCACGACCGTGTCGCTTGCGCGGCGGCCCGTGCTGTTCGTGCTTGCCCGCGCGCTCGGCGAGGCCTGGCCGGCCGACGTGTCGCGCAACGCGCTCGTCGCCGTCGCGTTCCGCGCGAAACACGCGGACGAATCGCATCGCGCACGCCTGCGCGTCGAGATCGGCCGGCTGCGCGCGGTGCTGCGGCCGCTCGCGAACGTCGTCGCCACGCCGCGCGGCTTCGCGCTCGAACCGCTCGGCGTACGCGAGACCGTCGTGCTGGCGCGCCCGGTCGACGATCGCCACGCAGCCGTGCTCGCGCTCCTCGCCGATGGCGAAGCGTGGTCGAGCTCCGCGCTGGCGCTGGCCCTCGGCGCGAGCCAGCGCACCGTGCAGCGTGCGCTCGACGCGCTCGCCGAAGCCGACAAGGTCCAGGCGCTGGGCCGTGGCCGCGCGCGCCGCTGGATGACGCCGCCATTGCCCGGTTTCGCGACGACCTTGTTACTCCCCGCCCCGCTCCCGGGCGATTAG
- a CDS encoding Vgb family protein — translation MKRSRADILREYGPFPGVDGVHGVTYDGQYVWYASGDKLNALDPERGTTVRSLDVAAHAGTAFDGRHLYQIVEDRIEKIDPESGRVLATIPAPGKGGDSGLAWAEGALWVGQYRERKIHQVDPQTGAVLRTIESNRFVTGVTWVDGELWHGTWEADQADLRHIDPRTGQVLEQIDMPAGVGVSGLESDGHDRFYCGGGNSGTLRAVRRPARAGASGHNAGAPPDSADE, via the coding sequence ATGAAACGCTCCCGAGCAGACATCCTTCGCGAATACGGCCCGTTTCCGGGCGTCGACGGCGTACACGGCGTCACGTACGACGGGCAGTACGTGTGGTACGCGTCCGGCGACAAGCTGAATGCGCTCGACCCGGAACGCGGCACGACCGTCCGCTCGCTCGACGTCGCCGCGCATGCGGGCACGGCGTTCGACGGCCGCCACCTGTACCAGATCGTCGAGGACCGCATCGAGAAGATCGATCCCGAATCGGGCCGCGTGCTCGCGACGATCCCCGCTCCCGGCAAAGGCGGCGATTCCGGGCTGGCCTGGGCGGAAGGCGCGCTGTGGGTCGGCCAGTACCGCGAACGCAAGATTCATCAGGTGGACCCGCAAACGGGCGCCGTGCTGCGCACGATCGAATCGAACCGCTTCGTCACCGGCGTGACGTGGGTCGACGGCGAGCTGTGGCACGGCACCTGGGAAGCCGACCAGGCCGACCTGCGGCACATCGATCCGCGCACCGGCCAGGTGCTCGAGCAGATCGACATGCCGGCCGGCGTCGGCGTATCGGGGCTCGAATCCGACGGCCACGACCGCTTCTACTGCGGCGGCGGCAACAGCGGCACGTTGCGCGCCGTACGTCGGCCCGCGCGGGCCGGGGCGTCGGGCCACAACGCGGGCGCACCGCCCGATTCGGCTGACGAATGA
- a CDS encoding DMT family transporter, with protein sequence MRRGVVYGVLAGALWGMVFLVPRLLTDFSPLLLSAGRYAMYGLVSLAAALPAARSLLARLTREDLVALVRLAVVGNVAYYMLLSGAVHLIGIAPSSLIVGVLPVTVTLAGLGDHGAVPLRRLAAPLALVIAGIVCINVDLFTSEAAHATTLGQKLAGIACAAGALASWTWYAVANARYLQRHHHFSGNEWSVLWGVVTGLIGGLVWIAIVALPAGTVQAAVPASRWQLFWLLNLVLAIGASWLGNGLWNAASKRLPLTLSGQLIVFETVFAMLYAFVYDQRMPHALEIAALVLLLAGVYGSVRQHGDTPAGGDTSGSAPANANAAAH encoded by the coding sequence ATGCGACGCGGTGTGGTTTATGGTGTTTTGGCAGGTGCCCTGTGGGGCATGGTGTTTCTCGTTCCTCGGCTGCTGACCGACTTCTCGCCGCTGCTGCTGAGCGCCGGCCGCTACGCGATGTACGGCCTCGTGTCGCTGGCGGCCGCACTGCCGGCCGCACGCTCGCTGCTCGCGCGGCTGACCCGCGAGGATCTCGTCGCGCTGGTCAGGCTCGCCGTCGTCGGCAACGTCGCGTACTACATGCTGCTGTCCGGCGCCGTGCACCTGATCGGCATCGCGCCCAGTTCGCTGATCGTCGGCGTGCTGCCCGTCACGGTCACGCTCGCGGGCCTCGGCGACCACGGCGCCGTGCCGCTGCGGCGGCTCGCGGCCCCGCTCGCGCTGGTGATCGCGGGCATCGTCTGCATCAACGTCGACCTGTTCACCTCCGAGGCCGCGCATGCGACGACGCTCGGCCAGAAGCTCGCGGGCATCGCCTGCGCGGCCGGCGCGCTCGCGAGCTGGACCTGGTATGCGGTCGCAAACGCACGCTATCTGCAGCGCCATCATCATTTCAGCGGCAACGAGTGGTCGGTGCTGTGGGGTGTCGTGACGGGCCTGATCGGCGGGCTCGTCTGGATCGCGATCGTCGCGCTGCCGGCCGGCACCGTGCAGGCAGCCGTCCCGGCGTCGCGCTGGCAGCTGTTCTGGCTGCTGAACCTCGTGCTCGCGATCGGCGCATCGTGGCTCGGCAACGGGCTGTGGAATGCCGCGTCGAAGCGGCTGCCGCTCACGCTGTCGGGTCAGCTGATCGTGTTCGAAACCGTGTTCGCGATGCTTTACGCGTTCGTCTACGACCAGCGGATGCCGCATGCACTCGAGATCGCCGCGCTGGTGCTGCTGCTCGCGGGCGTCTACGGATCGGTGCGGCAGCACGGCGACACGCCCGCCGGCGGCGATACGTCGGGAAGCGCGCCGGCAAATGCAAACGCCGCGGCCCACTGA
- a CDS encoding RnfH family protein, protein MLSIEVCYALPDRQTLIPLSLPEGATVRSAIDASGVLALHPEIDLANAKTGVYGKLAPLDAPLADHDRVEIYRPLIVDPKLARQRRVDKSRRAGSIEGRKWMHKDAR, encoded by the coding sequence ATGCTGTCGATCGAAGTCTGCTACGCGCTGCCGGATCGCCAGACGCTGATTCCGCTGTCACTGCCCGAAGGGGCGACCGTTCGTTCGGCGATCGATGCGAGCGGCGTGCTCGCGCTGCACCCGGAAATCGATCTCGCGAACGCGAAGACGGGCGTGTACGGCAAGCTTGCGCCGCTCGACGCACCGCTCGCCGACCACGACCGCGTCGAGATCTACCGCCCGTTGATCGTCGATCCGAAGCTCGCGCGCCAGCGGCGCGTCGACAAGTCGCGCCGCGCCGGCTCCATCGAGGGCCGCAAGTGGATGCACAAGGACGCGCGCTGA
- a CDS encoding type II toxin-antitoxin system RatA family toxin — translation MADVQKTVLIRHSAEQMFDLVTDVADYPNFLPWCGGVEIRRQDESGMEARIDINFKGIKQHFATRNTQQRPTRIDMEFTDGPFKKFTGSWRFTALRADACKIEFALHYEFSSILLEKIIGPVFSHIANTFVDSFVKRADQRYGKG, via the coding sequence ATGGCAGATGTCCAGAAAACCGTATTGATCCGTCACTCGGCGGAACAGATGTTCGACCTCGTCACCGACGTGGCCGACTACCCCAATTTCCTGCCCTGGTGCGGCGGCGTCGAGATTCGCCGTCAGGACGAGAGCGGGATGGAAGCGCGCATCGACATCAACTTCAAGGGCATCAAGCAGCATTTCGCGACGCGCAACACGCAGCAGCGCCCGACGCGGATCGACATGGAGTTCACGGACGGCCCGTTCAAGAAGTTCACGGGCTCGTGGCGCTTCACGGCACTGCGTGCCGATGCCTGCAAGATCGAATTCGCGCTGCACTACGAGTTCTCGAGCATCCTGCTCGAGAAGATCATCGGGCCCGTGTTCAGCCATATCGCGAACACGTTCGTCGATTCGTTCGTGAAGCGCGCCGACCAGCGCTACGGGAAGGGGTGA
- the smpB gene encoding SsrA-binding protein SmpB produces the protein MSIIDNRKAHFDYHIEERYEAGLVLEGWEVKALRAGRGQIREGYVVIKHAEIFLIGTHISPLPEASTHITPDPVRTRKLLLHREEIKKLIGKVEQRGYTLVPLNFHYKGGRVKCDIALAKGKKLHDKRETEKKRDWEREKARIMRAGT, from the coding sequence ATGAGCATCATCGACAACAGGAAAGCGCACTTCGATTATCACATCGAGGAACGCTACGAGGCGGGGCTCGTGCTCGAGGGCTGGGAAGTCAAGGCGCTGCGCGCCGGGCGCGGCCAGATCCGGGAAGGTTACGTCGTGATCAAGCACGCCGAGATCTTCCTGATCGGCACCCATATCAGCCCGCTGCCCGAGGCTTCGACCCACATCACGCCCGACCCGGTTCGCACGCGCAAGCTGCTGCTGCACCGCGAGGAAATCAAGAAACTGATCGGCAAGGTCGAGCAGCGCGGCTACACGCTCGTGCCGCTGAACTTCCACTACAAGGGCGGTCGCGTGAAGTGCGACATCGCGCTCGCGAAGGGCAAGAAGCTGCACGACAAGCGCGAAACCGAGAAGAAGCGCGACTGGGAACGCGAAAAGGCCCGCATCATGCGCGCCGGCACCTGA
- a CDS encoding SPFH domain-containing protein has product MDSLIIWVVLLVIAIVIVSKTVKIVPQQHAWVLERFGRYHATLSPGLNIVLPFVDRIAYRHVLKEIPLDVPSQVCITRDNTQLQVDGVLYFQVTDPMKASYGSSNFVLAITQLAQTTLRSVVGKLELDKTFEERDFINHNIVSALDQAAANWGVKVLRYEIKDLTPPKEILHAMQAQITAEREKRALIAASEGRKQEQINLASGAREAAIQKSEGERQAAINQAQGEAAAILAVAEANAQAIQKIANAMQSQGGMDAVNLKVAEQYVSAFSNLAKQGNTLIVPSNLSDLGSAISSALTIVKSAGAASGGKA; this is encoded by the coding sequence ATGGATTCGCTGATCATCTGGGTTGTCCTGCTCGTCATCGCGATCGTGATCGTGTCGAAGACGGTGAAGATCGTGCCGCAGCAGCATGCGTGGGTGCTTGAACGCTTCGGGCGCTATCACGCGACGCTGTCGCCCGGCCTGAACATCGTGCTGCCGTTCGTCGATCGCATTGCATACCGGCACGTGCTGAAGGAAATCCCGCTCGACGTGCCGAGCCAGGTCTGTATCACGCGCGACAACACGCAGCTGCAGGTCGACGGCGTGCTGTATTTCCAGGTGACCGATCCGATGAAGGCGTCGTACGGGTCGAGCAACTTCGTGCTCGCGATCACGCAGCTTGCGCAAACGACGTTGCGTTCGGTGGTCGGCAAGCTCGAACTCGACAAGACGTTCGAGGAGCGCGACTTCATCAACCACAACATCGTGTCGGCGCTCGATCAGGCCGCGGCGAACTGGGGGGTGAAGGTCCTGCGCTACGAGATCAAGGACCTGACGCCGCCGAAGGAAATCCTGCACGCGATGCAGGCGCAGATCACCGCGGAGCGTGAAAAGCGTGCGCTGATCGCCGCATCCGAAGGCCGCAAGCAGGAGCAGATCAACCTCGCGTCGGGCGCGCGCGAAGCGGCGATCCAGAAATCCGAAGGCGAGCGGCAGGCTGCGATCAACCAGGCGCAGGGCGAGGCCGCCGCGATTCTGGCGGTGGCCGAGGCAAACGCGCAGGCGATCCAGAAGATCGCGAACGCGATGCAATCGCAGGGCGGGATGGATGCGGTGAACCTGAAGGTGGCCGAGCAGTATGTCAGCGCGTTCTCGAATCTCGCGAAGCAGGGCAACACGCTGATCGTGCCGTCGAACCTGTCGGATCTCGGTTCGGCGATCTCGTCGGCGCTGACGATCGTCAAGAGCGCGGGGGCCGCCTCGGGCGGGAAGGCCTGA